A segment of the Zingiber officinale cultivar Zhangliang chromosome 8B, Zo_v1.1, whole genome shotgun sequence genome:
tctttagctacaaataaaggtataactaattaatggtttccgcttcgaattaattaattagttttctttgcatggattctgaaacgccaacacaagaggctagcgattttatgtttcgatttcatgctatcgattttgtatttcaattttgcgtttcgatcttgtgtttctattgtggtctctgtagttaaacctagtttactataagaagttaaatatccgatttctttgaaaggctttgtctatgaagtggtggataatctcatacccaagaaggcttagtgtctcgccatgtttaacctagaagtcgatctttgaaataaatatttaattaacttttgtaatattgtttaacttatgaagaacacatcggttaaacttggagtaaaaatgttaagtataatttccaatccaagtttaacttctgaacgacaatttggattaataatgttaagcatcgtttgcaatccaaatttaacttcagtatagcacatgggtagctaggatagttttatgcttgtacaaatttttgtacaggggaactagaacggtattccgagtagcaaccaacaattggtatcagagctaggtttttgcctctgtgtttggttttcagttaattatgtacttttcatacataagtttaggcaggataatagtaggatgtgcaaatagattaactctgtggttgcaggctccagcTATTATggtctattgtgtttgtgtgggattggacccttgggcatgtcgagggcattttatatgtgtacatgattgtaattattaaatacagtaggagttgtattagttattaggattttacattttgtttcgatctagattacatgtacattccttcgtggaatataggatcgataaatgtaaaaattttatttttgtcgcgaattgtatccttgcgaggcgtggtactttttgaAGAccggaggcgcagcggaaaaggaagctcgaggGACGCGATGACATGAGCCCTAGGGTTggcggctagggttggcgacGGCTAGGGTTGGCGGTACACAGAGGACAgcgatggaagaggccataatagttgaaaaattatttttccatatttattgcttttatttgctgtgatgtgtgtgtgcatgtgatgtgcgCTTGCATGTTAAAACTTCTCgtctctaaataactaagtgggggaaaaattttatttaaattccacggtctccattactggtttgtaagtgatgcattcaaacttgtgtgttgactctaagtgccttcctccacaatgaATGAGTTTGtatgcggatcactagatcaaacttccttattggatggttataggaaattatttaggagcgtgtgatcttctccaactgaaggggcacaatcctatttaatggactaagtatcaagtaatggtatacacttagacacatttaatagtatcctccccatcagagttgagatttaatttttagaatcTTCCGAGGACCACATTGATTCATTGAATGCTCCGCTACAATTAgctaataaattattattattatcattctaCATTTGGCTAACAAATTATTAATCCTATGTTCCAATTAGTAGAAATTTTTACTCTAAATAAGTAAAGTAATCAAATAATATTAGATTTCTAGGTTGATCATCACGTACTTCCCAAATTATTCTGATAatcgataaattttttttataaaatacaaTCGATTATCTAAAAATAATGAATAAGACtaactaaaattattatattttttattctcTTCCAATTAACAGCAATTCTCTCACTTAAATagcaattttaaaatatttgcaaaaattttaaaatatgccCTTGAGCTTTTTAAATCTAAAAACAACACCTCAATTTTATTGTCCTTTTTGTTTTATCTAAAAACGCTTGACTTTatagaattaatttattttaacattttaaaaatcaaaccaGAATTTTATCACGTAAAAATTCTATTTTGGCTAAGTAATATTAGAATGAAATATACCTTAAAAATATTTCAGAGAgcgtttgatttttattttttattttttaaaaatatatatttttttcttttcttaaaatataattttaagtaTTCTTTAGTTTTCCATAAAATGatatattctttaaaaaaatataaaaaatatcaacCAAGCAATAtcttttactttttcaaaaaattaaaatagaaaatttacgAATCAATTGCTTGCCTTagattttaaatgaatttatttgTATCCGTTCATAAATACTCAATAAACtacctaaataaaaaaatataccaaTTTAAGACAAGCAATGATCACAAAATGAAATTTTAGGGTTAAAATTCGACATGTGCGAATATCCCTTCCACATATCTTGTTCATCTATATTAATAGTTAATAAACGCCTATAATTTACCTTATACGTattgacttaaaaataaattaacaggACGCTAAGACGAGCGAATTACCTTTTATCACATAGAATGCCTTTTAAGTCTCCTCGGTATGAAAAATTGATTAGCGCATAATGATATTGTCATCATAATATATAAGAGTTAAATTCTAACTAGTAGCCTGATACAAAACATTCTCACTACATAAATTGAGGTACAATTAATAacctaatttcaattttattttcatattaaaatttttataaaataaataatattaatattaaataataatatttaattatttgagaATAAACTacctaaataataatattatttgatgAGAGAAACTAAGATTTCTATtccaaaacataaaaataaataaatattaaaaaatttagaattatatatataatttccaaATTGATTTCATTTCAACCTTTCCACTATGTTTCCTAATGATAGGTGAACTCATTTAGGAGTGAAATGTAcaaatttaaaaacaaatattatggcacaaaatgatttttttttaacatgggaGTGAATTAAAAATCATGATAATCTTGGGAGGTGAAGTCAAATTTCCTCTTAGAAGGATaagaaaaaaactaattaaactaattgaATGGACCTTTTATTCTAAAACTAACCAGTTTAATGAGACCTTTAAGAGCATTTATACCACTATGAATGAGCCGGACCGGTCGCCCCCCACACTGGGCTCGGCAGACCGGGACTGGCAAGTGGCGGCGCAGCCGTAGCGGATGTCGGATCGGTGGTCGTCGGGGGCGGTGGCAGCTCGGCTGGGGCTGGAGGCGGCAGCGTGGCCGGTGGAGACGGTAGCACGGAGGGTGTCGACGGCGGGGTCAGCGCGGATTCAGGTTGCGGCATCTCGGCCGCCGAGGGAGGAGGCGGCGCGGCAAAAGTGTCGGCGGGTATCGGCGGGGCGGCGGCGTCGGCGTCGGCGGGTATTGGGTCGGGGAAGATAGAGCTGCATGCGCCGCCGCCAGCGGCAGAGTACTGGCAGGGCTTGGCGGCGGAAGCGGCCTTGTGGGCCCAGCCATGGCGGGAGAGGCCGAAGCCGACGACAAAGCCGAGGAGAAGCAGGAAGCCAGTTAGGAAGAAGAAGATCTTGGTGGCCTTCCCCACGTAGCACATTGTGTATGAtacctcctctcctcctctcctcctgtTCTTACTCCCCCCTCTCctgtcctcctccttctcctagcTTTGACAGTGTTATCTGGGCATGGAATTGGAGGTCACATGGAGTCGAAGCGTACAAAAGAGGAGCAATTGGGACTCGCTTTATGGCTTCGTTCTAGCTCATGTCGGTCCACTGCTGCTAGTGCGGCATGCGTGCACGTGAAGCCAGCACACGAAGCAATCTGAAACAAAAACATGCCAAATTATCCACAAATTAACAGAAAACTGCTACTTATTCACTCCACTTAATAAGATTTTAACTAAGTCATCTGCGCATGAAGTGACAATTCACGCTTAAGTGGCCCCTTCAATGATTATTCTCCAAGGTAAACTTAGTATTAATGATGCAGCGATGGTAAAAGTCTACAACAGTCAAGGATccgtgaaaaaaaaaataataatcatataaaaacaataaaaatctgGCACACTTCTTGGGAATCGCGTGCAAAGTTAAGATATTGAAACCTAGAAGCATAAACTAGCCTTAAGTTAATAtaacaatgattttttttctttctgctACTATACTCCAAGTGGTCCTCTTGCCTATTTATTGCCCGTAGCACAAATTTAGTTAAGATGGTGGAAGTAGATGCAAAAATTGAATCAGAATTTGAGTTATATGTCAAAACCAGATGGTCAAGGAGAGAACCTTTGTCTGGAATCAAAAAGCAGCAGCAGTCCTTCAGTGTGCGACTCAAGGTAGGTATCTTATGGTACACCTCGGTGAGCCACTGCAAAAGGAAAATATTCTTGTCAGTAGAAACAATAAACTTGTCAGACTAACACCTAACTGAGTGGTTGGTCAGTGCAGAGTTGTAGTTTACTCCATGAGCTTTGGGATGACTTTCTTCCGATCTGGTAATCTGGAGAAAATTACTTGAGATATTAAACATCTTgtggagcagcaacaacaacattGATCACAAATCTCAGGGTAGTGGGTAGCCTGAAGAAAACCATCTTGAGAGACATGATGGTGATAAACTTAGTTCTTCCATAACGACAATGAAAAATGAGAGTTTACATGCTACCATGAAATCTGTTATATTTATAAGTTAATACATGACCAAAACATGATGCCTTCATACTAACTGGCCTTCTCTACTGTCTTTTCCTTTCGTTCTTTGATAGCCTTTTTCCAGTTCTCTGCGCCGTCAATGATCTCACCAGTCTTGATAAGATAACGCACCCTTGTTCCATCCTCGAGGATTTTGTGACCCACTCTGCTCGccacttttttttcttttgagtaTAGCATCACATTTGAGCTGTGGATTGCTCCTTCAATCTGTTCGGAATGAATACATGCTGCAGGTTAATTTAATCTGATAGGCTCCTATGAATTTAAGAAAATAGAAAGTACCTTCACAATTTGGCCAGGTTCTCCTTGTTCTCTGCTCTTTGTGTGCTTTGTCTTCAAGTTCAAGCCTTCTATTATCACAGTGCTATTATGCCTGAAAATGCGTGTAATTTCTCCAACCTTACCTTTCTCATGGCCTGTGATAAGTTGGACTGTGTCCCCTACTTTGACGTGCATCTTGTGCAGCACGGGAAGACTATTCGGTTTACACTCCTTGCGCTCCCAGCGCTTGAGCTGCATCAGAAGATAAAAAAAATGCAGAAAGGTACACTGTTACATTGAAAACTTGGAGCACGAAGATCAACGTGAATCACTCTTCTAAGTTACTGTACAAGGAGTGGGACTATCAACTAACCTTCATCACTATAGTGCCTGGTTGACGCACCAATTTGGTCTGCAATTAGATAATACATCCCCGAAATGTCAGAAATTGCACCACACAAAGTCAAAGATGGGGAAAACAGCATGAGATATTGATCTATGAATTCTAAGAGGATAGGAGAATTTAAACATGCAAGCAATCGCTAAAGTTCCAAATAACATAAAACTTCTCTATGTCAACAGTTGGGGGGTGGGGGCTAAAAAACACGAATTAATGCAAAGTTTGTGCAGTTGTGTAAGAAGTGTTGGTAGATTTTCATATTCATGAAGTATGCAACTCAAGAGTTAATATTACGAATGACCTGTTAGAACATTCATCTGTCTATCCTTATGGCTGTCAAGCAATTTGAAGTTAGCATTTTTGTCATCTCTGCTAAACTTTTTAGCTTCGATTAGCTAGCTTTTTCTGAGGAAAGGTTCATATATTTTAATTAGAACCACATGAATATAAAATCTtagtgtttgaatttgtatatgatATTGTGCTATAATTGATAGCCAGATTTATTAGAATGAATTTGGAAGTGAGATTGTGGCCCAAAGATTTAGAAATTAAAGAATTTGAAGTAAAACTAGATAGTGTTTATATATGAACTAAAACTtagttaataataaaaaaaagggaaCAACTAAGATGAATGGTTTAAAACTCAAAGGTATTAGATATCTTGAAACTATCGCTAAATGAcaagaaataatttaaaaagatATCATTCCTGCAACAAAGTTTGATGGTTAAAATACTCTTTCGAAGACATATAGCAGTAGCGTAACACTTAGactaaaatgagaaaaaaatgactAATCATTCTAAATAGAGAGCTGACTAATAAAAAAAGAACACATgcaaaaaactaaaataaaaacaaGAGAATATTGAAATTAATTGTGCAAGTTACTTGCAGTTATAAATAAAGAAGTATTGCTATCCTCATAGGATGTAGCcagaaaaaaatatgataaaatgagAGAAATAACCTAAATTTACTACGAATAAGACCTTATAAACAACATGCAACCAAGTTGATAAATGGAACTCTTATAGACCAAGTTCCTATGTGCAAATATAGGAAAGCTAAAGGAACTATTTGTAATATTTATTTTCACCATAATACATATACAAAGAGGTAAAGGGAGCTACCAAGGGCTCTTGTAAGGTAACATGGTATTAGAGTAATGACCATAATAGATTCTCTTAGTCCTCGCGAAGCTCTCATCCATGTGAGCTTCTCCTCTTCCAATGCTCATTGCGAGTGAGCATCTCTTCTTTCAACTGAGGACTCACCATGCATGGCCGACTGTGTTCACCATTCCACGCTGCTGCCCCGTTGCTCGTTTGTTTCAACAAACAACAAACCTAAAAAAACATAAGGTGCAACACTGTCGCTGTGTCTACTGATCGTGTGCCCACCTCTCCTCAAGCACACGACATGCACTCAAACTGAGAAGGTCTATTCACAGTGCCCCTTGCTTCCAAAGCTCCATCACTGCCCTATGGAGGCATCACCAGGGAGTTGTCCACACACTAATCTCGACATGgttaatttgaaaataaattggCCTCAATGCAGGCACGAAGTAGTTATTAGAAAATTTCCTCAAATGACAAGTTTCTTGACATGCTAGCTTCAATCATCAATGTCTATCTACTCGTTCAATGGACCAGTTTTGTACAGTAAACAAGTCATTCAAGGTCGTATGTTTGATCTCTTGTGCTGTCTCGACAAAAAATATTCAcagttcttgtttttttttttccgttTAAATTACAAAGAACAAAATTGTTAATGTAGCCTGCAGTAACTAAGATCAATTAATTTCCTATTATACTAGGACAATAACAATGTCCGCCACAAATTGTATACCATAAGAGGCAAATAGCCAGAAAGAGCATCTACCACCAACTAAATTCATCTTTTCAAAGGCAAACTAGATGAATCTTTGAGAAAATACAAGCTTGTATTTAGAGTTCCAAAGGCATCAattcacaaaaaaataaaataaaataaaataaccttTCCTATTTACGGACCTTGAAATCGAACTCCACATGCTACATTTTATCTGTGAAATGAGAACCGAATGGTATCCTAAATCTATAATCCCCGCTCAACAAATCCTACGACAACCTGACCCGAATACGATAAATAGaattcttcttctccattttttttcaaagaaattagggTTAGTAAAGAAGAAACTGCTAAATAACCTCAAAAATCAAGGCATCGAGAAAAGGAGTGCTGGGGAGAAGCGATATATCTAACCGGCGCGAATAAGAGCGGGGGAGATAGAGGCTGGCCGAAGAAGGAATTGGAGGAGATGCTAAGGGAAGCGAGCGAACTCGCGAGCGCCATCGTCATCGCCGTCGTCGTGAAGCGGAGCGCTCACTCTACGGGTCTCCCTCTCGACCTTTCTTATGATTACGGATAAAGTATAAAAGAAGGGGCTCGCTCGCTTCTCCCTGAGGCAAAACTTCATATTGCCCCTTGTAGCTTTATTTTTATTCGTCATGGCCCCTACATTTTTAGAATGCGGAAAATTAAAAAGAGTGTCGTTGCTCATTTTCGAAAagacaaaaaataaagaaaacattcTTTTTATTgacatagtttttaaaaaaacatttttcctatttattattaaaataatattaccaAATAATTCTAGAAATAACCGGTTCTGTTTACTAAAATTTTCCACCAGTCACtaagataaattaagaaatactCATGGAGCAATCAGCGTTCTTAGAGTTTTCAttctaatgaaaaaaaaaaatcttagataTTTTGGTTAACTGTTTGAAAGGTCCGTTGCACGTCCGTAAGTGAAATCCGATGTGAGTGATTTGATGggctaaaacttaatttttttaatctatctCATTTACATACaataatttttctctcttttctcttaaattaaaataaatttctctcttctctttcctataaTTGCATGCAATAATCATTGTGGTATTAGTTTTTAAAGATGCTATATATACTGTTATACATCTGCTATAACGTATAACAATTACTGTATAATAATTACTATAACGTTATAACAGCTACTGTATTGTTATTGTGTAATAACTGCTACAACGTAGTAGCACCTACtactttgtagcagctactgtgtAGTTATAACATTTACTATACAGTAACAACTACAATGTTATAACAACTACTGTGTAGTTGTAGCAACTGCAATGTTTTAGTAACTACTgtgtagttgtagcagctactacacaaCAACTACTACAACGTTGTAACAATTACATCATAGCAGCTACTACACAATAACTGCTataacattgtagcaactactgtgtAGCTGTAGCAGTTACTACGCAATAACTACTACAACTTTATAGCAGCTATTATATTATACAAGCtactacattttatttgttacatgttgtagcagctataccACCTTTAAAATTTAGCACCGTATTGATTGTTGCATGTAATCATAGGAGAGAAAaaagagaattttattttaatttaagagaaaaaaaaattgttgcatacagatgagagagattaaaaaaaaataggtttTGGTTGCGTCAAATCGCTCACGTCGGATGTTACTCACGGTCACTCATGAGCATCCTAATAGGACAGATAAAAAAGGGTGAATAATGTCAATCAAATTAGTACTTCTCTTGCTATCGAACTTTAGTAAGGACAAACACACagttaaataaacaaaaaaataacataaactaaaagaagagacaaagaatttacttgattataatcgaaaaggttgttaatccaaagcaaaTAATAGCTtactaaaattctccttcgttATAGGCGGAGCAGTCTCTTATCGAAATTGAAGCATGAACACTTAAAAACAATAAAGAATTTTGATTACAGAGTGTGTTGTACTGAACTTCGAACACCatagctctatttatagctcatTGGTCGAAGTTAGTCATTGGCTGATGTGCCACTAATAACTAGCATTTGGACATGTTATTTTAGTATTATTTATCTGTATTTTCTTCCTCTTATGTATCCAAATATGTGCTTTTAGCGTACTTAATGAGTTGGATCTTTGTTAGTCTTTATTTCAATTCCTATATATTTAATGAatattatttgattatattttatttgacAGGAATTGAGGGAGACaataattgaggagaagaatgTTGATTCAGCCCAACACAATGCAAATTATGGTGCAGTTCAATTGTTGGATAAAAGGAGAAGAAATGCTTAATCCAAAAGCTCAATTTAAAAGTCCAATTGAAGAAATCCTAAAAATTGCAATTGAATCGGTTTGATTGGTTCAACGATCTGGTTTGACTTATTTTCAGCCGATTCAGTCCAGTTTAGTGGAGTCTTAAAAGGGGCATTCAGCCCAGTGAATAGGTGGCTCAGGTTTTCTTCTCTCGTCACTGTTCGCATCAAACTCTGCATGCCCGATGCCCCCTTCCCGATTTTGTGATTTGCTCCAAGCGATGACTATAGTAGTTATTCCGACGATGACACCATCCTCCGATCGTGCTCAACTTACTAGAGTGGTCCTCCGGTGAGTCCCCTTCTTCCCTCAATCCCTAGAGCCCAACTAAAGTGATTGCAAAAGTTAGGGCTTCAAGGAACGACGGCGGCAACGAACTCCGATCGTCTTCACCTCACCAGAGTGGTTCTTTAGTGTGTTTTGCACCTCTAGGCATTCTTTCAACTCCCCTCTCCTTTTGTGGTTCAGACGGGCAGGGGACGAAGAGGGCGATGGTTGTTCATCTACTTCTTCGGCGAAGCTCCTTCTGAATTCCAGCACCAAGCACGGTTGAGAACTCCCTACTGACATGGTTCGTGAGCGCAAGGGATTACCTAGTAAGCTCTGCTGGCCTTCCATTCTTTTCCAGCAGAAGCTCATTAGGACTATTCTTTCTTCGGCTTCATCCTGCTGGTTCAAATCAGTGTGGTtcgtgttgggaccttgacgttcaaattagagggggtgaatagcagcTCACCCAAcattttctttctacaaattacaATGGTTAGTATACACAGCGAAATACAGAAATAAATActacaagagaaagcaaacctaacacgttgatttaacgtggttcggagataaatctcctactccacggctgtccgtaaggtggacaatccggatccatcggtggatgactccccagaaAACCTCCAGCAAGCTCACATAgttccttatgggtggagaaacctcaccacaaactcacccaAGCACGCTAGGCACACAAGAGCACTTTGGAGattctaataggggttaaccacctctattttcatCAACCATGTCTAACCACCCTGAGCTctctttaatagagctcgggagaaAACACCAAGCTGTGTTTCctgccaccagtcgactggtttaaCCACCAGTagactggtcctaagtgaaatttgcCTGTTACAAGGCAACAGTTGgctgccagtcgactgatgaaaacatcagtcgactgctacagtaacgctgtaGTAACATTGGAATTTTACCTTGGgtgcaatctctcatgcactcgtccttacccgtacaacctagacctagccttctagcctcctccatcagcctcgttgtaacgcccgaaaattctcgaataaattttagaaatgttctaggatttttctagaattttagaatatttttatagaatttttggagtagcagaagtagcaaaattaaataaaaacataaaacagcCTAAGCGAGAATTGAACCTGCGACCTATGGACTttacgacttatagatgactctagtaaccaaggggccccatcaggggtgtgctgaaagaaaaggagagaaattatatttatgatcgagTTAGGGCAtatttatcacttaatataaatagggaatttaagtggaagattttattttcagaacgacacctctccctcacctcacacgccgccctctctcCTCTCCCACACCTtctcggcgcacaagcccaaGAAACCTAGGGTCCCATCCCTAGGGTAGTAGAAGCACCTTCCGGCGACCTCTCTGATACAAAGACGCTCCTCTCCGTGAGAAGAAagcgtagacgtaagaggatcgccgaaaaGATCTTCTCCagaaaacctagcgatcggattgtaagaaaacttagcgcaggatgtaagtaacccctcacctgcagtataagtagctaactGCATGCTTTTATGTCCTTAGTTCGCTCTTATGTTCTTAGTACAGCCATATGTAGAGTTAGAGCaccccaagtgttcgataaaatgtctAGGATAGTAAAAGTTATAGTAGACATTTTAATAGTGCAGTCAAatgtcatagaagcattttaaatagcatgcttaaccttgtttcagttatatgggactacggtccaatgggtgggctcccatagtcgcctttaggttcagataacttagttctaggttcagataacctagtcagaCAAGACAAAATAATTAGATtaaaaa
Coding sequences within it:
- the LOC122016577 gene encoding mucin-7-like produces the protein MCYVGKATKIFFFLTGFLLLLGFVVGFGLSRHGWAHKAASAAKPCQYSAAGGGACSSIFPDPIPADADAAAPPIPADTFAAPPPPSAAEMPQPESALTPPSTPSVLPSPPATLPPPAPAELPPPPTTTDPTSATAAPPLASPGLPSPVWGATGPAHS
- the LOC122016576 gene encoding 50S ribosomal protein L24, chloroplastic-like is translated as MTMALASSLASLSISSNSFFGQPLSPPLLFAPTKLVRQPGTIVMKLKRWERKECKPNSLPVLHKMHVKVGDTVQLITGHEKGKVGEITRIFRHNSTVIIEGLNLKTKHTKSREQGEPGQIVKIEGAIHSSNVMLYSKEKKVASRVGHKILEDGTRVRYLIKTGEIIDGAENWKKAIKERKEKTVEKAS